In the Thermoplasmata archaeon genome, one interval contains:
- a CDS encoding radical SAM protein, translating to MRKLPKKRFLEVGSYILRNKMAGEAIYPFYASFKLTRRCNFTCSFCNCWHVKNKWVDMPTEDVKKILDNLARSSVIMTSFEGGDPLVRDDILELLKYQWEKSFYLLFTTSERDMQLRYPMAEYARYIDFLHISIDEGHRNLDMFDELEEYTSWGSVVTVQIVVTKNDVDALEWKIKRCYDAGVKAVVMCAVHLKNTKDHLPDLTTMSSKGLELRKKYPGVIISPKGYFTGILKDHGCDTSSIIVDADGFLWYPCRVLEEKTINLVDSDLLTYVESQDAEERRARMAACDLQCAWYQYYATQSFVNPREVVSAWAPYYRDLINGGKQPIAVVPSMPLIAGSDRNHQAILQESAIKGTLDAGSPGGQFVPLASVEPPSKR from the coding sequence GCTCGTACATCCTCCGGAACAAGATGGCGGGCGAGGCCATCTATCCGTTCTACGCGTCCTTCAAGCTCACCCGCCGCTGCAACTTCACCTGCTCCTTCTGCAACTGCTGGCACGTGAAGAACAAGTGGGTGGACATGCCCACGGAGGACGTGAAGAAGATCCTGGACAACCTGGCCCGCTCCTCCGTGATCATGACGAGCTTCGAAGGCGGCGACCCCCTCGTGCGCGACGACATCCTCGAGCTCCTGAAGTACCAGTGGGAGAAGTCCTTCTACCTCCTGTTCACGACGAGCGAGCGGGACATGCAGCTGCGCTACCCCATGGCGGAGTACGCGAGGTACATCGACTTCCTGCACATCTCGATCGACGAGGGCCACCGGAACCTGGACATGTTCGACGAGCTCGAGGAGTACACGTCCTGGGGCAGCGTGGTCACGGTCCAGATCGTGGTCACGAAGAACGACGTCGACGCGCTCGAGTGGAAGATCAAGCGCTGCTACGACGCGGGCGTCAAGGCGGTCGTCATGTGCGCCGTCCACCTGAAGAACACGAAGGACCACCTGCCCGACCTCACGACGATGTCGAGCAAAGGGCTCGAGCTCCGCAAGAAGTATCCCGGCGTGATCATCTCGCCAAAGGGGTACTTCACGGGCATCCTGAAGGACCACGGTTGCGACACGTCCTCGATCATCGTCGACGCGGACGGCTTCCTCTGGTACCCGTGCCGGGTCCTCGAGGAGAAGACGATCAACCTGGTCGACTCCGATCTCCTGACGTACGTGGAGTCGCAAGACGCCGAGGAGCGCCGCGCGCGCATGGCCGCGTGCGATCTGCAGTGCGCCTGGTACCAGTACTACGCGACGCAGAGCTTCGTGAACCCCCGCGAGGTCGTGTCCGCCTGGGCGCCGTACTACCGCGACCTGATCAACGGCGGGAAGCAGCCCATCGCGGTCGTGCCCTCGATGCCGTTGATCGCCGGGAGCGACCGGAACCACCAGGCGATCCTCCAGGAATCCGCGATCAAGGGCACGCTCGACGCGGGGAGCCCCGGAGGGCAGTTCGTCCCCCTGGCGTCCGTGG